Proteins encoded in a region of the Polyodon spathula isolate WHYD16114869_AA chromosome 9, ASM1765450v1, whole genome shotgun sequence genome:
- the LOC121320983 gene encoding ICOS ligand-like isoform X1 codes for MKKPRARNLLSAFCLLASLFTIACVNSDIIGIIGEEVMLPCPCDSKMDPDQLYLYWQIHETVVDTFIKGNTSRSHQNIAYHNRTRLFVRENKTCSLLLSQLSVKDENRYECHYGRQEMHMLRVDVSLLVAANYTSPVLQAPGEQTRGRYTCTATGGFPAATIHWLLDNQSTPWNPETPQIVLNESTGRYSVTSTLAANISQYSTLTCIVENKRLQVNLSQALNSHSTQDTPQNHTVIPVAHTSLLLRYYLTVLLLVWSVLA; via the exons CTTGTGTGAACAGCGACATCATTGGAATTATTGGAGAGGAAGTGATGCTGCCCTGTCCTTGCGACTCAAAGATGGACCCGGATCAACTGTACCTCTACTGGCAAATACACGAAACAGTGGTAGATACCtttattaaaggaaacacatCTAGGTCTCACCAGAATATAGCGTATCACAACAGAACCAGGCTGTTCGTCAGAGAAAACAAAACCTGCTCTCTCCTTCTTTCCCAACTATCTGTAAAGGATGAAAACAGATATGAATGTCACTATGGCAGACAGGAGATGCATATGCTTCGGGTCGATGTTTCTTTGCTTGTAGCTG CTAACTACACGTCTCCAGTGCTGCAAGCCCCAGGTGAACAGACTAGGGGGCGCTACACCTGCACTGCCACTGGAGGATTCCCAGCAGCCACCATTCACTGGCTCCTGGATAACCAGTCCACGCCCTGGAACCCGGAGACGCCACAGATTGTGCTGAATGAGTCTACTGGTCGCTACAGCGTCACCAGCACGCTAGCTGCCAATATCTCCCAGTACTCCACTCTCACCTGCATTGTAGAAAACAAGAGGCTGCAGGTCAATCTTTCTCAAGCATTAA atTCTCACAGTACTCAAGATACCCCACAGAACCACACAGTCATTCCTGTTGCGCACACATCATTACTGTTGCGGTATTATCTTACTGTGTTGTTACTGGTGTGGTCTGTCTTGGCATAA
- the LOC121320983 gene encoding ICOS ligand-like isoform X2, with translation MKKPRARNLLSAFCLLASLFTIACVNSDIIGIIGEEVMLPCPCDSKMDPDQLYLYWQIHETVDENRYECHYGRQEMHMLRVDVSLLVAANYTSPVLQAPGEQTRGRYTCTATGGFPAATIHWLLDNQSTPWNPETPQIVLNESTGRYSVTSTLAANISQYSTLTCIVENKRLQVNLSQALNSHSTQDTPQNHTVIPVAHTSLLLRYYLTVLLLVWSVLA, from the exons CTTGTGTGAACAGCGACATCATTGGAATTATTGGAGAGGAAGTGATGCTGCCCTGTCCTTGCGACTCAAAGATGGACCCGGATCAACTGTACCTCTACTGGCAAATACACGAAACAGTG GATGAAAACAGATATGAATGTCACTATGGCAGACAGGAGATGCATATGCTTCGGGTCGATGTTTCTTTGCTTGTAGCTG CTAACTACACGTCTCCAGTGCTGCAAGCCCCAGGTGAACAGACTAGGGGGCGCTACACCTGCACTGCCACTGGAGGATTCCCAGCAGCCACCATTCACTGGCTCCTGGATAACCAGTCCACGCCCTGGAACCCGGAGACGCCACAGATTGTGCTGAATGAGTCTACTGGTCGCTACAGCGTCACCAGCACGCTAGCTGCCAATATCTCCCAGTACTCCACTCTCACCTGCATTGTAGAAAACAAGAGGCTGCAGGTCAATCTTTCTCAAGCATTAA atTCTCACAGTACTCAAGATACCCCACAGAACCACACAGTCATTCCTGTTGCGCACACATCATTACTGTTGCGGTATTATCTTACTGTGTTGTTACTGGTGTGGTCTGTCTTGGCATAA